In Drosophila teissieri strain GT53w chromosome 2R, Prin_Dtei_1.1, whole genome shotgun sequence, the following proteins share a genomic window:
- the LOC122614187 gene encoding neurotrimin, whose protein sequence is MPPHMCSALGLVCVGLILGQVQAELDFNNDLENSQKFKSIPTTVKTYENDTVQLPCTLNTPFRYVRWHRDDVALVDSRHPELPTPDRIMLWPNGSLQVANVQSTDTGDYYCEMNSDSGHVVQQHAIEVQLAPQVLIEPSDLTEQRIGATFEVVCEAQGVPQPVITWRLNGNVIQPQSNTGNRQSLILEIKSRNQAGLIECVASNGVGEPAVANVYLHVLFSPEVSIPQPVVYTKLGSRAHLECIVEAAPAATVKWFHHGLPVALGAHSTTHESELQTNRSVDHYVNAVRHMLVVKSVRNADMGQYECRASNQISVKSGSVELTGRPMPCLFKINPGTQSSTSHVLVWQTESLLPIMEFKLKFRQIPSNNVTRQVRTNWTELTIPAQATNGLIYITTYTLHGLQPASLYEVSVLARNSFGWSDNSKIVRFATGGEVELPNYSTESELQDDLTDEDFHNEITQRSEVLSASMMFNSGSVIGCGISAFIYSLCLLHLLRLIS, encoded by the exons atgccacCCCATATGTGCTCAGCTTTGgggcttgtgtgtgtgggcctgATTCTTGGCCAAGTGCAAGCCGAACTGGACTTCAACAACGATCTCGAAAACAGCCAAAAGTTCAAGAGCATACCTACCACAGTGAAAACCTATGAGAACGACACAGTGCAGCTTCCTTGCACCTTAAACA CTCCCTTTCGCTACGTCCGCTGGCATCGGGACGATGTGGCCCTGGTGGACTCCAGACACCCGGAGCTCCCGACGCCGGACCGCATAATGCTCTGGCCAAATGGCAGCCTGCAGGTGGCCAATGTGCAGTCCACTGACACCGGCGACTACTACTGCGAAATGAACTCGGACTCGGGTCATGTGGTCCAGCAGCACGCCATCGAAGTGCAACTGGCACCTCAGGTGCTCATTGAACCATCGGATCTCACGGAACAGCGGATTGGAGCCACCTTCGAGGTGGTGTGCGAGGCCCAGGGAGTTCCCCAGCCGGTCATCACCTGGCGCTTAAACGGCAATGTCATCCAGCCGCAGAGCAACACGGGAAACCGGCAAAGCCTCATCCTGGAGATCAAGTCGAGGAACCAGGCGGGCCTCATCGAATGCGTGGCCAGCAATGGAGTGGGTGAGCCAGCCGTGGCCAATGTGTACCTTCATGTGCTAT TTTCGCCCGAGGTGAGCATACCGCAGCCCGTGGTGTACACGAAATTGGGCTCCCGTGCCCATCTGGAGTGCATTGTGGAGGCGGCACCGGCGGCCACGGTCAAGTGGTTCCACCATGGACTGCCGGTGGCACTGGGTGCCCACTCCACCACTCACGAATCGGAGTTGCAGACGAACCGGTCGGTGGATCATTACGTGAACGCCGTGCGTCACATGCTGGTGGTGAAGAGCGTGCGGAACGCGGATATGGGGCAGTACGAGTGCCGTGCCAGCAATCAGATATCCGTGAAAAGCGGAAGTGTTGAGCTGACCGGCCGCCCGATGCCCTGCCTCTTCAAGATCAATCCGGGCACCCAGAGCTCCACGTCGCACGTCCTCGTTTGGCAGACCGAGAGCCTGCTGCCCATCATGGAGTTCAAGCTCAAGTTCCGACAGATCCCATCCAACAATGTCACCCGCCAAGTTAGAACCAACTGGACGGAACTCACGATCCCGGCGCAGGCCACAAATG GACTTATCTATATAACCACCTATACTTTGCACGGCCTCCAACCCGCCAGTCTCTACGAAGTTTCCGTGCTGGCCAGAAATAGCTTCGGTTGGAGCGACAATAGCAAGATAGTGCGTTTCGCCACAGGTGGAGAAG TGGAACTACCCAACTACTCGACTGAATCGGAGCTTCAGGATGATTTGACCGACGAGGACTTCCACAACGAAATCACCCAGAGATCGGAGGTTCTATCGGCCAGCATGATGTTCAATTCGGGCTCAGTTATTGGGTGCGGAATCAGTGCCTTCATATATTCCTTATGCCTTTTACATCTATTACGATTAATAAGTTAG
- the LOC122612620 gene encoding RNA polymerase-associated protein Rtf1: MGKRRTQSLIDSNSSDSDSESETNLESDLMSLAKKRKKPQTAAKSSSRSDSDSDWANNKAGAPASKKKKRQKASRDSSSSESNWDDDSQDEAQPARQSPAQAQQEQKPPEQAFQAAQLSEQEEGEVSDSDSDKSKSNSSSSGSDSSSSSSSSSDSEFDDGFDDDLMGDDEDRRRLNGLSEKERETEIYKRIEQREIMRTRWEIERKLKLARRGEKNQEKSKNKGERAKKKKEKREKKARKAREAQAPMPTQASTSTLLDVETKPSSEVRSASPLSSPALNRDAASTSAAVASIMSDDQASAAGVSDYFDHKERSKERKKNVEANKTDDKRSNAMALLKAKREGKAKREEEEAKRLAEKDRDDDKEELESVSGCKSAVKLKASEIYSDDSGSSDWDEDEKPTGKRSRSNSSKASSESEDEEKVPQRPVFITTREDLNKLRLSRYKMERFVNLPIFESTVLNCFVRISIGNNGQKPVYRVAEIVGVVETGKIYSLGTTRTNRGLRLKHGTQERVFRLEFISNQEFTENEFNKWNEVCQQSHVQMPTIDLIAIKQNDIKKALNYEFKDEDVDKIVEEKNRFRNRPTNYAMKKTCLMKERDAAMLRGDYDIAQDLGTQIDELENRASELDKRRSHTLNLISYINDRNRKKNVEDAEKAILEEARANKGLKISDPFTRRITQPRMGFKGAKKDEDDVQLAPLPPPPPGKKRPNEAGTSSASAKPTDSKDYSLYSLHDFDIDLDVPLPVNTNSVPKPASKPAETVSKRSLNLEDYKKKRGLI; this comes from the exons ATGGGCAAACGGCGGACGCAATCCCTGAtcgactccaactccagcgATAGCGACAGCGAGTCGGAGACCAATCTGGAATCG GACCTCATGtcgctggccaagaagcggAAGAAGCCCCAAACGGCGGCCAAGTCGAGCTCCCGCTCCGACTCCGATTCCGACTGGGCCAACAACAAAGCAGGAGCACCCGCCtccaagaagaagaagcgtcAGAAGGCCAGTAGAGACTCCAGCTCCTCGGAGTCCAACTGGGATGACGACAGTCAGGATGAGGCACAGCCAGCGAGGCAGAGTCCTGCACAGGCCCAACAGGAGCAGAAGCCCCCGGAGCAGGCTTTCCAGGCCGCCCAGCTTAGCGAACAAGAGGAGGGCGAGGTGTCCGACAGCGATTCGGACAAGTCTAAGTCCAACTCCTCGTCATCCGGCTCCGACTCCTCTAGTTCTTCGTCCTCCAGCTCCGACTCGGAGTTTGACGACGGTTTCGATGACGACCTCATGGGCGATGATGAGGATCGAAGGCGTCTCAACGGCTTGTCCGAGAAGGAGCGTGAAACTGAGATTTACAAGCGTATTGAGCAGCGAGAGATTATGCGTACGCGCTGGGAAATCGAACGGAAACTGAAGTTGGCGAGGCGCGGCGAGAAGAACCAAGAAAAGTCCAAGAACAAAGGAGAACGggccaagaagaagaaggaaaagCGCGAGAAGAAGGCGAGGAAGGCCAGGGAAGCCCAGGCACCTATGCCAACACAAGCTTCCACATCCACGCTGTTAGATGTGGAAACCAAACCCAGCAGCGAAGTGCGGTCAGCGAGTCCATTATCCTCGCCCGCCCTTAACCGAGATGCGGCTTCCACTTCAGCGGCAGTGGCCAGTATTATGTCTGACGATCAGGCTTCCGCCGCTGGCGTCTCTGATTACTTTGATCACAAGGAGCGGTCCAAGGAGCGCAAGAAGAACGTCGAGGCCAACAAGACGGACGATAAGAGGAGTAATGCAATGGCATTATTAAAAGCCAAACGAGAGGGCAAGGCCAAAAGAG AGGAAGAGGAGGCCAAACGCCTGGCAGAAAAAGATCGTGATGACGACAAAGAGGAACTGGAAAGCGTATCTGGCTGTAAATCGGCCGTGAAACTGAAAGCCTCTGAAATATACTCAGACGACTCAGGCAGCAGTGATTGGGATGAGGATGAAAAGCCCACGGGCAAACGCTCACgctccaacagcagcaaggCTTCCAGCGAATCCGAGGACGAAGAAAAGGTGCCGCAGCGGCCCGTTTTTATAACCACACGCGAGGATCTTAACAAGTTGCGTCTATCTCGCTACAAAATGGAACGATTTGTCAACTTGCCAATCTTTGAGAGCACTGTACTCAACTGCTTTGTCCGGATAAGCATCGGGAACAATGGCCAGAAACCCGTGTATCGAGTGGCAGAAATTGTGGGAGTAGTGGAGACGGGGAAGATCTACAGTCTCGGCACCACACGTACCAATCGCGGGTTGAGACTTAAGCACGGAACCCAAGAGCGAGTGTTCCGACTGGAGTTCATTTCAAACCAGGAGTTTACGGAGAACGAGTTCAACAAGTGGAACGAGGTTTGCCAGCAGTCGCACGTCCAGATGCCAACGATTGACTTAATAGCGATCAAGCAAAACGACATAAAGAAAGCACTGAACTACGAATTCAAGGACGAGGACGTAGACAAGATAGTGGAGGAGAAGAACCGCTTCCGGAACCGGCCCACCAATTATGCAATGAAGAAAACATGCCTGATGAAGGAGCGAGATGCAGCTATGTTGCGGGGCGACTACGACATCGCACAGGATCTTGGAACGCAAATCGACGAGCTGGAGAACCGAGCCTCTGAACTCGATAAAAGGAGATCGCATACCCTCAATCTGATCTCCTACATAAACGACCGGAACAGGAAGAAGAATGTGGAGGATGCTGAGAAGGCAATTTTGGAGGAGGCTCGGGCCAACAAAGGTCTCAAGATCTCGGATCCCTTCACACGTCGGATCACTCAGCCGCGCATGGGCTTCAAGGGTGCCAAGAAGGACGAGGATGACGTGCAGCTGGCACCCctgccaccgccacccccAGGAAAAAAGAGGCCCAACGAAGCGGGAACTTCGAGTGCAAGCGCCAAGCCCACGGACTCCAAGGATTACAGTCTGTACTCACTGCATGACTTTGACATTGACCTAGATGTTCCGCTGCCAG TTAATACGAATTCAGTGCCCAAACCGGCTAGCAAGCCAGCTGAAACAGTCTCCAAACGTTCGCTGAATCTGGAggattacaaaaaaaagcgCGGCCTCATCTAG